The Phacochoerus africanus isolate WHEZ1 chromosome 15, ROS_Pafr_v1, whole genome shotgun sequence genome has a segment encoding these proteins:
- the CCNJ gene encoding cyclin-J isoform X5, whose product MDRYDISIQQLHLVALSCLLLASKFEEKEDSVPKLEQLNSLGCMTNMNLVLTKQNLLHMELLLLETFQWNLCLPTAAHFIEYYLSEAVHETDLHDGWPMICLEKTKLYMAKYADYFLEVSLQDYAFLNYAPSLVAAACVASSRIILRLSPTWPTRLHRLTAYSWDFLVQCIERLLIAHDNDVKEANKQRGQAGPQPAQLSVFQTASQPSRAVHFQQPQYLHQTHQTSLQYRHPVSEQPSCQQIVSTTHTSSYTLQTCPAGFQTSVQGLGHVQTGVGMSLAIPVEVKPCLNVSYNRSYQINEHYPCITPCFER is encoded by the exons gtaaatttgaagaaaaagaagatagtgTGCCTAAGCTGGAGCAGCTCAACAGCCTGGGCTGTATGACTAATATGAATCTagtattaacaaaacaaaatttgctGCATATGGAACTATTATTACTAGAAACCTTTCAGTGGAACCTCTGCCTTCCAACAGCTGCCCATTTCATTGAGTATTATCTCTCCGAAGCAGTACATGAAACAGATCTCCATGATGGCTGGCCAATGATTTGCTTGGAAAAAACTAAACTCTACATGGCCAAGTATGCAGATTACTTCCTGGAAGTATCTTTGCAAG ATTATGCCTTTCTAAATTATGCACCTTCTTTAGTAGCTGCAGCTTGTGTGGCTTCTTCAAGGATTATACTTCGTCTTTCTCCAACATGGCCTACAAGACTGCATCGTCTTACTGCTTACTCCTGGGATTTCTTAGTGCAGTGCATTGAACGGCTATTGAT CGCTCATGATAATGATGtgaaagaagcaaacaaacagagAGGACAGGCAGGACCTCAGCCAGCACAACTAAGTGTATTCCAGACAGCCTCCCAGCCGTCTCGGGCAGTTCACTTTCAGCAACCTCAGTATCTCCATCAGACTCATCAGACCTCACTGCAGTATCGCCATCCTGTATCAGAACAACCAAGCTGTCAGCAGATTGTATCTACCACACACACCTCATCTTACACACTACAGACATGTCCTGCTGGCTTTCAAACTAGTGTTCAGGGCCTTGGGCACGTGCAGACTGGTGTTGGGATGTCACTGGCAATACCAGTAGAAGTTAAGCCCTGTCTGAATGTTTCTTATAACCGGAGTTATCAGATAAATGAACATTACCCTTGCATTACTCCATGCTTTGAAAGGTGA